From the genome of Cytobacillus firmus, one region includes:
- a CDS encoding acetyl-CoA C-acetyltransferase, producing MREAVIVAGARTPVGKAKKGTLANVRPDDLGALAVKETLKRAGNYEGNIDDLIIGCSMPEAEQGLNMARNIGALAGLSHEVPGITINRYCSSGLQAIAYASEKIMIGHADTIIAGGAESMSLVPMMGHVVRPNAKLAETAPQYYMGMGHTAEEVAKKYGITREDQDAFAVRSHQKAAKAIQEGKFADEIVPVDVTFRTVGKDNKLTEKTIQFSQDEGVRADSTIESLGKLRPAFSVTGSVTAGNSSQTSDGAAAVMVMDREKAESSGLKPMAKFRSFAVGGVPPEIMGVGPVVAIPKALKLAGLELSDIGLFELNEAFASQSIQIIRELGLDEEKVNVNGGAIALGHPLGCSGAKLTLSLIHEMKRRNQQFGVVTMCIGGGMGAAGVFELL from the coding sequence ATGAGAGAAGCGGTTATAGTTGCAGGTGCCAGGACACCGGTCGGAAAAGCCAAAAAAGGTACGCTTGCAAATGTCAGGCCGGATGACTTAGGAGCGCTCGCAGTAAAAGAAACCCTAAAGCGTGCAGGAAATTATGAAGGAAATATCGATGATTTAATTATCGGATGTTCTATGCCTGAAGCAGAACAGGGGCTGAACATGGCCAGGAATATCGGCGCCCTTGCCGGACTTTCACATGAAGTGCCGGGAATAACGATCAATCGCTATTGTTCCTCAGGCCTGCAGGCTATTGCCTATGCATCTGAAAAAATCATGATTGGCCATGCAGATACAATTATCGCTGGCGGTGCAGAATCTATGAGCCTGGTGCCAATGATGGGGCATGTAGTCCGCCCGAACGCCAAACTGGCGGAAACAGCTCCTCAATATTATATGGGTATGGGACATACAGCTGAAGAGGTTGCAAAAAAGTATGGTATTACACGTGAAGACCAGGATGCATTTGCTGTCAGAAGTCATCAGAAGGCTGCGAAGGCAATTCAGGAAGGCAAATTTGCAGATGAAATTGTACCTGTAGACGTAACGTTCAGAACTGTTGGAAAAGACAATAAGCTGACAGAAAAGACAATCCAATTCAGCCAGGATGAAGGTGTTCGTGCAGATTCCACAATAGAATCACTTGGAAAACTGCGTCCCGCATTCTCGGTAACCGGCAGTGTCACAGCTGGAAATTCATCTCAGACAAGTGATGGAGCAGCAGCGGTAATGGTTATGGACCGGGAAAAGGCAGAATCATCAGGATTGAAGCCAATGGCTAAATTCAGAAGCTTTGCCGTAGGCGGTGTTCCTCCTGAGATTATGGGTGTCGGCCCGGTTGTGGCCATTCCTAAAGCATTAAAGCTTGCAGGGCTGGAGCTTTCGGATATCGGTTTATTTGAATTGAATGAAGCTTTTGCATCCCAATCCATTCAAATTATCCGTGAGCTGGGATTGGATGAAGAGAAGGTAAATGTTAACGGAGGTGCTATTGCACTCGGGCACCCGCTGGGCTGTTCCGGAGCCAAGCTCACTCTGTCTCTAATTCATGAAATGAAACGCCGCAATCAGCAATTCGGAGTAGTAACAATGTGCATCGGAGGCGGCATGGGCGCAGCCGGAGTATTTGAACTTTTATAG